TGCCTGCGTTAAGCCAGTGcggaaatgggaaaaggaGTAATGTTCACATTAACATGGGAAAAGCACTTCGACTTTAGCGGAGATTTCCGAATAATAAGTTTTGGTTTTCCTACATGGTTTCattttgtacatatttttaaagcaatgGAAGGTGCTATTCACTTTCTTGTAATAATTGTAACTATTCATTTCAaggcattttttattttttaggaTACTTCAGTGAATTACGTTTATGAATTCATGAACACTTTCCTTTGAAAGTAGGAAAACCAAAACTGATTTAAATCTGGCACAATACACTTGCTGGTGGAGTTTACCTTCGGAAAAGTAAAACAAGCCCGCGACCAACGCGTAAACCAGCAGCTGCCTCATCGCGTATCCTTTTCGCGTATCCTCTTCGCGTAATCCTTCCCGACCGTAGTGCGAAGTCCGTAGCCGTAAGTTCCGATCTGCTCCGTTCGAAGCCCGCGATACGAATGACTGCGGATGCGGAGCGGTCGGCACATTAAATTTTGATAATTTTCACTTTGAGCCGCGTTCTCTGAAACTCTTGACAATGTGTGAAAAAGTCCGAAAGCGAACAAACAACATGGTATACGACGAATTTTCTTGGACTCTCCGCTCTCAGTGCTCGTATTTAAAACGAGTGCTAataattgtttaaacaaatagtTTTTGTGCTACTGGAAAGATCGGAGAATCAAggaaatttcactttttgtgcGCAGTTTGTTTGTCTAAAAGTGCAATATAACGTGAAACTGGTAAATTTAGTAACCATAAAGTGAGTAATAGAGATAAGCTAATGAAGGCTTGAGGGATTGAATAAAAAATCACAGGTGTTACGGCATCAGCAAAGGTTTTATTATTCTCATGTGGTTTCTATTTAAATCATACATTTAAATCTTCCTCCTCGGTCTGGCAAATGAACCGGAAAGTATAGTGGCATGGGTAATCGTACATTTCCCCGTTGTATAGGAACACGCAGTTGAGGGTGTCCAACTGAGAGGGTCTCCCCGAGGCCCATTTCAAAAAGGTAGTCTGCTTGCCCGTGGGCATGGACAAGAATTTTCCCTCGTGGTCCAAGTCATTGATTCCCAGCCAGTAATGCGTGTCCTCCTTGAGATTCGCCTTGATGGCGGCTAGATCTGCCTCGTCCTTAATGTCGGCCAGGTGCCCTCCCATATTGCGACAAGTTTTTGAAGCAGTGGACCAGTTCTTCTCGGATACTTTCTCTATGTAATAGTACTTTGAGCCGATTTGCTCGAATCCGAggtattttattttggtttttactTCAAGGACTGTTTTCTCCAGGGCCGACAGTATGCCTTCCATGCAATTCAGTCGTTCAGTAAAGTTCTGTTCGTTAACATTCAGTTTTCTGCCTTGGGCATCCAGTGCGACTTCAATGCTTAGTTGCTTATTCTGCAGAGCAGTCAGTTGGCCTTCCATCGTGTACTGTCTCACCAGGACCTCGTTAGCCTTGCTTGAATTATTGGAATTCGCCAGATTTTGGGAAATGGTCAGGTGATTTAACACGGGCGTAAGTACACCCAGACAGAATCCTCCACATTGACTAGGAGGGTCCTTTAAAGGACAAATCACATCGGATTCTGCCCAAGCTCCATACAAATTTAAAGCAAGAAGACCACATAGCAAAGCACTTGCGGATTTTAGCATTGTAAGCACTTTTTACTGCCAAACACTATGTTATTCGATGAACTGAATCCGcgcttttatatttattcaatagcaccacaaaattaaataacatttaaagaaattcaatGAGCAACGCAACTGAGTAATGAATATTCAGGGGGCTTCTAATTTATAT
The sequence above is a segment of the Drosophila melanogaster chromosome 2L genome. Coding sequences within it:
- the lectin-22C gene encoding lectin-22C — encoded protein: MLKSASALLCGLLALNLYGAWAESDVICPLKDPPSQCGGFCLGVLTPVLNHLTISQNLANSNNSSKANEVLVRQYTMEGQLTALQNKQLSIEVALDAQGRKLNVNEQNFTERLNCMEGILSALEKTVLEVKTKIKYLGFEQIGSKYYYIEKVSEKNWSTASKTCRNMGGHLADIKDEADLAAIKANLKEDTHYWLGINDLDHEGKFLSMPTGKQTTFLKWASGRPSQLDTLNCVFLYNGEMYDYPCHYTFRFICQTEEEDLNV